One Vitis riparia cultivar Riparia Gloire de Montpellier isolate 1030 unplaced genomic scaffold, EGFV_Vit.rip_1.0 scaffold674_pilon_pilon, whole genome shotgun sequence genomic window, aataattgctttcgaaatatttatcaaacaaaGCATAATATTTCCAAATGGACAACATATTAAGATGACAACTTCatgttattttggaattatcaCAAATGTAtgatcaaataattatatataataaataaacgaGAAGGTAAGTAAATATTGAATCTTTACAAACGGTTGATCGAGGCTAGAGTTTGGCTCTATGTCCTTAAGACGAATTTGCCCCACACTCGTGCTTATGATTTGTTGACAATCGTCTCCCAGGATACAACGATCACTTTCTTGTGATAGTAGCACTCCAAATCACAAGAAACAGTGAATCACTTAATGACTTGAACTCTCTTGAATACCAAGCACTTGGAAGAAATGAGAAGAAGTGGAGAGAATTGATGATGGAATGAATGAGAAATGTCATGGGAGGGGGCACTATTTATAGATTTTTCTAGTGACTCTTAGAAGAGATGTGTCTTAAATACTTGACATATCCTTTGACATAAGTTGTGTCTATTAGGAAGAGTTGTGTCTAATTGAAACGGTATGTTTTGATTTCCATTCACCTATAAATGTCCCAACAATCCCCCACATGAATGGAAATTGACTTAAAAAAGGCAAATGGAAAACTAAACAATCAAGAGAGTACAAAATTGGAAAGTGATTGCATCAGGATAGGTAGTTTGTGGCTTTGAACCTTCCTTAGTGAAATACTATCGAATTTACTAACTAATCAGTGAATGTGATGTCTTGAACTATTCAACTAGTAAATCCAATAGTATTTCACTATGGAAGGTTCAAAGCCCCAAACTACCTATCCTAATGCAATCACTTTCCAATTTTGTAATCTCTTGATTGTTTAGTTTTCCGTTTGCCTTTCTTATGTCAATTTCCATTCATGTGGGGGATTGTTGGGATATTTATATGTGAATGGAAATTAAGACATACCGTTTCAATTAGATACAACTCTTCCTAATGGACACAACTTGTGTCAAAGGATATGTCAAGTATTTAAGACACATCTCTTCTAAGAGTCACCAGAAAACTTATAAATagcctttctctctctctctctctctctctctctctcccctcccccccccccccaccatGGCATTTCTTCTTTGAATGAAACGGTGGCTTAGCCATCTTGGCTTCCACACACACTTCAcatttatgtttaaaatcaaTGCTAAAAGAAGGCAACAAATTCATGTTAATcaacctttttaaaattttattgttaacATGTTCTAACCTATCATGCCACAAAGTAAAAGACTCAATCAAGTAAACAAAAGTACttgctttattattattgaaatcacGCTTAACAATCATTACATTCATCTTAAACAGACCATTGGTCATATACCCCTTTCCCACATACATCCCATTTTTCATGAATACAAATTTGTTAGACTCGAAAACTAACTTGAACCCATTTTTGCTAAGCATAGAACCAGAAACAAGATTCTTGCGAATATTAGGCACATGTAGCACATATGTGAGAACAAGTTCTTTTCCAGAAGTCATCTTTAGCACCACTTTTCCAATTCCCACAACCCTAGAAGTCATATTTAGTTTATTAACTGCGTAGGCTATGTATGGACACGTGCAGTTCATGACATACATTAAACTACCAATGATACGAGAATATTCCAACTGGTCAATTGTTGGACCATTTTTTTTAGCTAAATGTAGATTTAAATCTACTAGTGTCTTAATTGGACTATCATCATATTGGTTAAACCGTTTAAGAATTTTCTCAATGTAATGACATTGAGATAATATTAGTCCACTAGATGTCTTGGCTATTTTTATACCTAAGATCACATCTATGACAACCAtgtctttcatatcaaaataaCCGGTCAAAATTTTCTTGGTAGCTTTAATGACATCATTATTGTTACCAATAATTAACATATCATCCACGTACAGGCACACAATGACATACTCACTTTGTGTATTCTTTGTATATACACATTTAtcacattcattaattttaaaatcatttgacaACATTACTTTGTCAAATTTCTCATGCCATTGTTTTGGTGcttgttttaacccatatagGGACTTTATCAGCTTACACACCTTCTTTTCTTGTCCAGGAGCAACAAACCCTTCAGGTTGttccatatatatttcttcttctaACTCGCCATTTAAAAAGGTtgtcttaacatccatttgatgaatttccaaattatgcAATGTTTCGATTGCAATTAACACTCTAATAGCTGTTATTCTCGTAACTGGTGAATATGTTTCAAAGAAATCAAGGCCTtccttttgtttaaatcctttgGCTACCAATCTGGCCTTGTACTTATCTATTGTTCCATCAGGCTTCCTCTTTTTCTTGAAGATCCATTTGCAACCCAAAGGTTTATTTCCTGGTGGTAAATCCACCAATTTTTATGTGTGgttattgattactactcaaaaagtactcttttatagcttgaaactaaccgttttaaacacttttgagtagtagttcataccttttaactcaattggaacattaaggaacctagcaagagttactaattagtttttggcaagttttggtgtttttgatagtttttttatcattgaaacaagccaagaagagggagaattttgtgaaatccatggaaatgcaagttaaagctcaaatacataaagaatccaagcttttgagcacttcatagccctttgtcaagccaatcagagatgcaaggaagaaaaccagaggaagaaatccaacaactaGCATTTTCGCATGGTATGtgaaatcttcctgtgcacTGACTcggttagatttttatctctagatattttatgtaatttcctattttctcattgtaatcaacctagatattttattttatatctttttatatatttggtgTGTAATATCTTTGATATACACAGAGGGATTTATTCATGAAGTATTTGTAAATTCCCgtagtaaaaaatatatagagctTTTACTCTgcatttccttctcattttgttttcatttttctttctagccaaacaacctctaaggatgatttctcaggggatgagtggctaggttttacttttcttggagtgatggaagctaggtgaaggacccgAATGCAAAGGCgggagttgtccttgctttaaatgaaagtagttgttaaccattaatggtttttatttcaaggtttagctttaaatcccttaaaattaccttgaatggccaatacttggtaagcttttcagattctatggatgcttattgctagatccatggatgtccattagttatcatttacgagccattggaaggtggttcaaggtgagggtctttagtgtttaaagccattaaggggaagcaattaccatttttcatgaaccctttggatcaaatcgtaattgctaaatacaaaactagttcgggagataaccatcctttatgttattgtccccaatgtgaggagaagatccggaatcttcccctttgcctaaggaacccaatcctagtgacctaaagctccaagagaccttttctttgtagttaacttcacttattaatttttcttaacttaaaatcaatctttgcaaccacaatttcattttctttaaaagctaatttccataagaaaaacaccattttatttccttcactaaagtcaactatacgatgaaaacccatccatgtggACGaacctagagccactatactatgttagctatgctaccctagtgtaacgtgatttaggttttataaattttgttgataacacccgtctggaccagaatcaaatggcacgacTGCAATGGGGATGAATCAGTTATGCATGATGGATTCAATTTCACTATTGATAGCCTCTTTCCAAAATGGGGCTTCTGGTGTTGACATTGCTTCTTTGAATGTCTTAGGTTCATTATCTAACATGTAAGTTAAATAATCCGGGCCAAAAGACTTTTCTTACTACATCTTGGTTCTTCCTCATTTTGATGATTACCATTTGCAGTATCAGAAGTTCTCTTATTTGAACTTACTTCTTGCTTTTCTTTACAaggaaaaatattctaaaaaaatgacGCATTCCTAGACTcaataattttatcttcatgTATATCAGGAATGCCAAACTTATGTACAAGAAAACAATATGCACTACTATTGTTTGCATATCCAATAAATATACAATCAATAGTTTTAGGCCCAATCTTAACTTGTTTAGGTTTTGGCACTCCTATTTTAGCCAAACACCCTCACACTTTCAAACATTTGTAAGAGGGTTTGTGACCCTTCCATAACGCATATGAAGTTACATCCTTATTCTTGTGTGGCATCTTGTTAAGAATGTAGTTTGCAGAAAGAATTGCTTGTCCCCATAAGTTTTGGGGTAGACTTGAACTTATCAACATGCTTGCGGGAGATCCCAATGGAATAAAGTCACAAAGGGCTTCAACCCTACATATGATAGCAAGATATATATGAGTTCTTCAAACTATTTCTCCGAAAGTATTTTGGAAAACATAGAATGTTTTAAGGGAGATTGGTAATGACCATTCGCTAAGAGCTCATTGATGACGTTGTTGTAAAATTGGACACCGTCCTTGCTCACTCCCCCGCTAACTCTTCCAGCTGAGACAAAATTCCATATACGTTACCCCTAGGATCAATCAATGTCGATCATTCAACAAATATACATATCCATCATGGGCATAACCCAATTTCTTACTTGGTAGTACTCTAGTCCAGGAGATGGAGAATCTAAGGGCATCCATACCCAAGAACTTCAGTAGTTGAATGTCCTCCTGTAACATCAAttctaaagttatttttgaGAAGTGAATAAATTCCTGTAAAGCCAAGGATTTGGTCACCGTAAGGATGATTGCTATTCCAAGGCTCCAAAGACAAGTGACAAAAGATCATTTACATTAGGGTTTACcttatatttatgataaaaatcaaTGGCTACATCTCCTGTTGACTGGTCCGAGATCTTTTCTGTCACAGCACCAAACCtcttttcataaattaataCGATGGAGATTtgtatggaaataaaaaaatataggcATAGCTCAAGAACACAAATCATTGATCATTTAACAAGTAGAAAGTTGGGATTAACCATCAATTAGTATTAACTAATGATATTGATCCAAATGAGGTTTattgaatttgagatttttttttctttgatttaaccaagtaaaataaataaataaataaagtaaaaaattgaatttcgagttaatttcatttaccttttctaagtttttaattaaatatatctaattttgatatatttgaaatttcattaaatatcttttttatttttttttattttttaatatcactCTAATTTCCATTCAAAATAAGATATatgatggaattttaaatttagagaaattagatatatttaaccaaaacataagaaaacgTGAATGACCTTGTATTTCAGTACCATCCAACCATAGATATCATGTGAGATGCAGAATTTTTGAGGTGTTAAAtgtaatattgaaaataaaattgcacCGTTCCAAATCGAAAGCTACACCACACAAGTCTTGTCAGCACTGACCAGTGGTGGTTCTTTTTGGCTGACCCACTGGAAACTAACCTCAAGTTGTACCACACCTGGAAACTTTTGGACCACgtatataaaattatcacagaGAAATTGAGAAACATTTAATGGTCTTTTGCAGTGGTCCTTATCATGGGGTCACCCTTGTCATTATTAAAGATTGGCtgcttctcttttttctttttgtttttactaaGCAGTCACTTTCCCATATAAATTGTTTTGGAATGAAATGTTAAATATGATCTCTACCGGGTTATAGAATTCAATTGATGAGAAAATCTAGGTAGAATTTGGTGTATGTTTggaatcattcaaaaaaatcttAAGTATtgtaattaaaagaaaaaaaaaaaaaaaaggtcttagCTTGAgtcatatatattaattttgaaaaatctaaattatatattcatatttttcatgctcaatatttttttatggactaATAGGTTTATATTAGGAATGATAATATGATGGATTTTTTTCGGATACCTACCCCGTTTCATCTCTAATGAGGtgggcttaaaattttaaataaatgagtaaggGGTGagtttaagatttaaaaaaaaaaaacttgggacAAATTCGAGTATTACCTTAATTGTCCCATCCCATCTTGTcccaattatttataaaattaattttattttaatttattttcacatttttaatataataatgataataataataataataataatattttttaacaaaataagttataaaaaattataatattttaattatttataaaatatatttattttaatgtaattaaaaactttaaataattttttataaagaaattaaaatttttcaaaaataaataaataaataaacccgCGGGTGGGACATGCTCACACCGAACCAACCTATTGCCATCCTAGTTTCTCTTAAACTTATTAACCAAAATCCAACAGTTAAATCAAGTTCAAGCTTTGATTTTTCCTTGTACAGATCCTAGATTTTGCAGTGGTGAGGCACCCGAAAATTTCCAGACACTTGAGACCAGTCTGCACAGAATGAGAATCCAGTAGGTCCCTCAGCCATGTCCGGTGTACAATTTCCATGGTCCTTATAATTTGATCATGTCATGTTCAGGATCGAATTATAACATATATAACTTTTAGACATTGTTTCACTTTACAGCAAATGGACACTGTCCAAACAACAGTTTGCGTCACTTAGTGTGAAACCTTTAATGTTCGTCAATTATTGAAACTTAGTAATGTGATTTATAAAGTTTACCCTCTACATTGTAAGCTTAATAATGGAACTTTTAACTAATATTTCAAACATTTGAAGCAAAATCAATGAGAAATTGTAAATGATACCATGGAATCAAAGTCATCTTCTAATAATAAGTGATGGTATATTTTTGAGATTTGAATCCCTTTAACACCTGCATTTTctgttcaaaattattttttcttggaGCCACCAAACAATCATGTGCCTGCATTGATTTATGTTCAGCAGGCACATAAATCATTGAGTTATTCTTAGACAACTTGTcgaaaattccaagaaaatgcATGTGCTAAGAGACTTGGTATGCACATTATAACCTGAAaagataggaaaaataattttctagctGTTAAATAACtagatttagttttaattttttttttttttttttttttttttttttacctatccTTGAACAATTATGAAGTTATCAatgtaataattaatattaCCGTATTCAAACATTTCAGAAAAGTGCTCCAAATTAGAATATGTCATACATTATGAGTCCAAATATATATGTTCTAATAACTTAAAGCTTTTAAGAAAGTTGGTGACTTAAAAGCTTGGAAAATGCACACAATCTTGATTTGGACGAACATGGCTTAGAAGGACATCTCCTGTGGTAGCTTTAAGTATTATATCTCAGTATTGCtaaaattatcatttatcaTTATGGTTGTACGTTCTTTGCCAAGATTAGGCCAAACTGATGATGAACCAGGGttcagagagaaagagaggaccTGGATATTTTGCAGTGAAGGTGTCCCAGATACTCTTGCCTCTAAGATGTGCTGCTCCTTCATACTGAGATAATAGTATACAAGTTAATGCATATATTGAGAAAACCTTGTAGCCCTAAGTCAATGGAAAATGTTGGGGTTGTACCTGGTAGGCTGATGAGGCTGCTCCAAAAGTAAAACCGGGTGGAAAGTTATGTCTGCTGAACATAACCGAGGGCTTTACGCCATGGCAATGGGCAAAGGAGAGGACTAGGACAAGGGCACAGAAGAGAAGAGGGACCTTGAGTGGCCATTCCTGAGTTTGCTACACACAAATTTGTTTATGGAACTCTCTATATATAGAGAATGCTAGAAGCAAAGAATAAGATATTTTCATGGATGACGATTTGGGACCTAGTTTTTGGTCCATTTATAACTCTTGATCGTAGAGATCATAGGCTGTACATTTAGAGGATTTTGCTGATGAATCCTGGTCCATTATTTTATAAGTCGCATGCCACAAGCCCTAATTAACAAAGACCAAATTTCAAGATCTAGACACACGTAAGTATTAATTTGAATGGGTCATTAATTAGCATAAGTATATGATATCACATAATCCCTTGGATCTTCTTAAAGCCGAGAAGGAATAGTACTACAGGAGATTTTTATCCTTGATCtcattttttcatctttatttacCCGATCTGCAAAGTAGACAGGCTCGACCGATCTTCTTGGTACCTTGAGTTTTCATTCAAGCTAAGATGTTTTTCTGTCCAGTTGTCACCATTAATTAGTACAATAATTTATTCGACATATTATTGTAGCTACTGCCAATAACTTCAATCaagcataaaagaaatatatgagTTTCTTTTCATAGCAGGATATATAAACGGCCATGGCTTAATAACTTCTAGTCCCTCTTTTAATCTTTCTATATAATAGGGTTTCATATATTTAGCAAGTAACCCATGAACAATTCTGGATATATGTGTTAATTTTAGATCTTGCAAGACATTTTCTAAAAGATTGCTTCTAGCTATTCTCCAAATTCCTTATGAAATAAAGGGATTAAAATATGACAACTGTGAAAAGAATCAATGGTAATTCATGGATCTTATGTCCATTAAGTCCACATGtggaattttctaaaaatcatgaTTTATGACATGTAATGTTAACCTCTAACCATTGTCATACACTCTAGTGGTATTAACGTTGGACCACATGAACTAAAGCTAATGAGAGGTAGAGGTAACTCGATCTATGGATAAGACCCAACCACATTGGTAATCAATTGATGTGGTGagatatttaacttattttcctcCCATGATGGATAGGCCCATTGAATTGTTTACATCAATGAGTTAGTACAATGCGAGTCGAGTCAAACCTCAATTTCATGCCACATAGATCACATATACTTCCAAAAGTCTTAATGCAAATAAGAGGTAAAGGTAACTCTACATAGTAAACCCAACCATCATGGTACTCAGTTGATATAGGACACTTGACTTACATCCCTCCTCAGTCATCTAGTACCTACTTTTGAAAGGATCTCCTATTATCCTTTCTAAGTCTTTGCATTACTGGTCAAGAACAATCCCACCCACATTTCCTcttgtattaaatattaatttatatattaataaaaaatatcattgaGAAGATTTGTAGAAATGTATATTACGATCCAAGCATGAGTTAGATACAATCGTTTATTGTATAAATACTGTAACTAAAATTCTTCATGATTAGTAGATATGTGCATGATTGTTATTCATAACTAATAGTCTATTTCCCATCTTACCAACTAGTCAACAATTGCAACCATCATCAAAATGCTAACTAGTTGGAAGGTAATGCAAATGTCTTGAAGATAgtgcaaagaaaagcaaaaaccTATACAACAAAATctttattcttcaaaaaatattcttcaaatTGTTCATTTAGTAGATTGAGTTGCATGCCATGTAACCCTTATGCAAAATAAAGAGTTACTTATTTACTGAATcttgttgaaaaacaaattgGAGTATTTGACAAACACAACATTGGCTAGATCTCtttcaagaaaaaggaaaaaaaaaaaaaggttgaaagaCAAGGGGAGAAGCTCTTGTTAAGATGATGGCTTGAATGAAACCTCTACATATATGGTACATACATTTTGGATATTGagcacaaaaaataaagaattttttgttAATCAAATCATGCATACAcatgaatagaaaataaagaaatacatGAGATTTTTAACATGGTTCGACAATTAATGTAATCCATAAATCCACAAAACACACACCAACATTCAACAATTCATTAGTCAGAGGGGGGAAAATACAATAGTGAAGctcccaaaaaaaagaaaaaaatctcgATTACGGCCACACTCACTAAAAACCAAAACCCCAAAATATAATAGGGTTAAACATATATTAAGGGcaaaattatcatttatcaCATAAAAAACTTTCTCCCAAAAGCTTAGCAGGGAGCTCAACTCCCTGAATCCTAAATGAAATGCAACAAAATTGATTCAGACTTCACAATTCAACATTCTCTTTTTCATGTCAAATccaaatactaagaaaaatttaacataaaagTTTAGTAGAGCGTAGCGAAGAGTTACTCCTTAAGGGAGAGCTTCTTGA contains:
- the LOC117910257 gene encoding cyanogenic beta-glucosidase-like; translated protein: MAAANWSTEWPLKVPLLFCALVLVLSFAHCHGVKPSVMFSRHNFPPGFTFGAASSAYQYEGAAHLRGKSIWDTFTAKYPEKISDQSTGDVAIDFYHKYKEDIQLLKFLGMDALRFSISWTRVLPTGRVSGGVSKDGVQFYNNVINELLANGLKPFVTLFHWDLPQAC